The Metabacillus sediminilitoris genome window below encodes:
- a CDS encoding 6-phosphofructokinase has translation MKIGVVHFGWATAGTAQIVRTLIEGLSIQENTVYGIECNRTTKDIELKELTKKSLAATLGSNSYVVRSVPVQYWNENALQIADQLSTLDKVILLGGSVVNSEHLSGKLLQVPVSIFNDVKGSQLTLGYDTALNSIVENIESVRDTASSLNYGKVRVFCVQIPGNGTSKLVVNSALAVEAEIVSTASVEEIEHIKQHVKEEEIVEQGYTFLLMNEGVDPKQLEGHFTGFDLDWRFVEIDESQLGGPYPTALDRLIANQLKAAVLDWSLSDQSSGHFVIQDGQVLLKCNATEPA, from the coding sequence ATGAAAATAGGTGTCGTTCATTTTGGTTGGGCTACAGCTGGTACAGCCCAGATCGTTCGTACCCTTATAGAAGGACTATCCATTCAAGAGAATACTGTATATGGGATCGAATGCAATAGAACAACTAAAGATATAGAATTAAAAGAATTAACGAAAAAGAGCCTGGCAGCAACATTAGGCTCAAATAGCTATGTGGTAAGAAGTGTTCCTGTTCAATATTGGAACGAGAATGCTTTACAAATAGCGGATCAATTATCAACTCTTGATAAGGTGATCTTATTAGGTGGAAGTGTCGTTAACAGCGAACATCTATCAGGGAAACTTTTACAAGTTCCTGTTAGTATTTTTAATGATGTAAAAGGTTCACAGCTTACATTAGGCTATGATACAGCATTAAACTCGATTGTTGAAAACATTGAGAGTGTAAGAGATACTGCAAGTTCATTGAACTATGGTAAAGTCAGAGTCTTTTGTGTGCAAATTCCCGGAAATGGGACTTCGAAGTTAGTAGTAAATTCAGCGCTGGCAGTTGAAGCTGAAATTGTGTCAACAGCTAGTGTGGAAGAAATTGAACATATTAAGCAACATGTAAAAGAGGAAGAAATCGTCGAACAAGGTTATACTTTCTTATTGATGAACGAGGGAGTAGATCCGAAACAATTAGAAGGACATTTTACTGGATTTGATCTTGATTGGAGATTTGTCGAGATTGATGAATCACAATTAGGAGGACCATATCCAACTGCATTAGACAGATTAATTGCCAATCAATTAAAAGCAGCTGTTCTTGATTGGAGTTTATCTGATCAGTCTTCAGGGCATTTCGTTATACAAGACGGTCAAGTATTGTTAAAATGTAACGCGACAGAACCCGCTTAA
- a CDS encoding histidine kinase N-terminal domain-containing protein has protein sequence MDSTSGSIIATKKKLIQYLESNEKDFLKAWHKSIFIHEKDMFKEHIEGNGFHMYVLIKKAIMEPVADETVKEFAYKVAKERVLSNSNIGEFVYNVNLGRSTVIKYVIKSGISITDLQPIIDVINNHFDRYCYHAVTRYTELKDMELKEKVLFINQSHKDRLSLLGQMSSSFVHEFRNPLTSVIGFIKLLKMENPSLKYMETIEHELDQLKFRITQFLHASKLDVVDKNEEELDIEELFTEILSFLYPSIVDGDVDVITNIQSASKIIAVKDEVKQVLVNIILNSIDALKHKSSNRELVITCEEKQQSIVFTISNNGPEIPEEMKEAIFEPFYTTKSLGTGIGLYVCKTLIEKHKGTIHCESNQESTSFIISFPMV, from the coding sequence TTGGATTCAACATCTGGATCAATAATTGCTACGAAAAAGAAATTAATTCAGTATTTAGAAAGTAATGAAAAAGATTTTTTAAAAGCCTGGCATAAAAGTATTTTCATTCATGAAAAAGATATGTTTAAGGAGCATATAGAAGGTAACGGATTCCATATGTACGTGTTAATTAAAAAGGCAATTATGGAACCTGTAGCAGATGAGACTGTAAAAGAGTTTGCTTATAAGGTTGCAAAAGAACGGGTCCTTAGTAATAGCAATATTGGTGAATTTGTTTACAATGTGAATTTAGGACGGAGTACGGTAATAAAATATGTAATCAAATCTGGAATATCGATTACGGACTTGCAGCCAATCATCGATGTGATTAACAATCATTTTGATCGTTACTGCTATCATGCCGTTACGAGATACACGGAGTTAAAAGATATGGAATTAAAAGAAAAAGTGTTGTTTATTAATCAATCTCACAAGGATCGATTATCCCTGCTCGGTCAAATGTCCTCTAGTTTTGTTCATGAATTTAGAAATCCTCTAACATCAGTAATTGGCTTTATAAAGCTGTTAAAAATGGAAAACCCCTCATTGAAATATATGGAAACGATTGAGCATGAATTGGATCAATTAAAGTTTCGAATTACTCAATTCCTTCATGCTTCTAAACTGGACGTTGTCGATAAGAACGAAGAAGAGCTTGATATTGAAGAATTGTTTACAGAAATTCTCTCATTTCTATATCCAAGCATTGTTGATGGGGATGTAGATGTAATCACGAACATACAGTCAGCAAGTAAAATCATTGCAGTAAAAGATGAAGTGAAGCAAGTATTAGTCAATATTATATTAAACTCAATTGATGCATTAAAACATAAATCATCGAATCGAGAGTTAGTGATTACTTGCGAGGAAAAACAGCAATCAATTGTGTTTACGATTTCGAATAATGGTCCCGAAATACCTGAAGAAATGAAAGAAGCTATTTTTGAACCTTTTTATACGACAAAAAGTTTAGGGACTGGAATAGGGCTTTATGTATGTAAAACACTGATCGAAAAGCATAAAGGCACCATTCACTGTGAATCTAATCAAGAGAGTACATCATTTATTATCAGTTTCCCGATGGTATAA
- a CDS encoding ECF transporter S component: protein MARSRVILLVIAAFISLILIVEPLISSQQYVLVSFLIISCTFLPFMIRFERRKVAGRELVMLAVLAAIAAVSRVPFASIPSVQPTTFVIIVTGIAFGAESGFVVGALAALVSNLFLGQGPWTPWQMYAWGMIGLTAGLLRHTWLMKHTIGRLIFGFMAGILFGWVMNLWYFVSLGERVGMAEIVAYYGASLYFDLAHAFSNVFFLIVFANSWVKILQRFRKKYGLLDQ, encoded by the coding sequence TTGGCGCGTTCACGGGTAATCCTATTAGTTATTGCGGCATTCATAAGTTTAATTCTTATTGTAGAGCCTCTGATTTCTTCCCAACAGTATGTCCTTGTAAGTTTCCTCATTATCTCATGTACCTTTCTTCCTTTTATGATTCGCTTTGAGCGTCGAAAGGTAGCTGGAAGAGAGCTTGTGATGCTGGCGGTTTTGGCGGCGATTGCAGCTGTAAGTCGGGTGCCCTTTGCATCGATTCCAAGTGTGCAGCCAACAACCTTTGTGATCATCGTCACGGGAATTGCATTTGGAGCAGAAAGCGGTTTTGTCGTCGGGGCACTAGCTGCTTTAGTGTCAAATTTATTTTTAGGCCAAGGGCCGTGGACCCCTTGGCAAATGTATGCATGGGGAATGATCGGTTTAACTGCAGGACTATTGAGGCATACATGGCTAATGAAGCATACAATCGGCAGGCTTATTTTTGGATTTATGGCTGGAATTCTTTTTGGATGGGTCATGAATCTATGGTATTTTGTCAGTTTAGGTGAACGGGTTGGGATGGCTGAAATCGTTGCTTATTATGGGGCAAGCCTTTATTTCGATTTAGCTCATGCTTTTTCGAACGTCTTTTTCCTCATCGTTTTTGCAAACAGCTGGGTTAAGATTTTACAGCGCTTCAGAAAAAAATACGGTTTGCTTGATCAATAA
- a CDS encoding ABC transporter ATP-binding protein — protein MAFLEARQISFAYPEEKQKVIHEVSFTVEQGEFIVLCGPSGSGKSTLLRLMKREIAPHGSFSGEFFLEDRSLASAHPEKIAKDIGMVFQDPENQIVMENVLEELIFGMENMGASTEEMRKRVAEIVHFFGLEGLLNRKTHELSGGQKQLVNLASVLLLEPKILLLDEPTAQLDPVAAREFISMLQTMNEEFGITVIIAEHRLEELFGIADRAIVLDKGEIVSFDHPKQVIFTLGQNANHPMYHYLPSPALLYLENTTNKHVQDIPLSVKEGKNWLKNRRIESRGTFEQRVNDQSELMKLKQIDFQYSKDKNLILNGLSLTVFEGEWLSIVGANGTGKSTLLKIMAGLEQSQRGTVFYKGRKVKRQMPSEIGYLPQNPKLFFIQDTIKDELESIIDFHHLQSGEERMNELLTVLQLENVKNRHPYDVSGGEMQKAALAGVLLPKPKLLLVDEPTKGLDPEAKYRFGELLKSLQEKGLTIVMVTHDIEFAAKYSTRCAMMFQGSITIEAPSKSFFQGNAFYTTVINRMTRGSDIPDVLTVEEARKIWRVHG, from the coding sequence ATGGCATTTTTGGAAGCAAGGCAGATAAGCTTTGCATATCCTGAAGAAAAGCAAAAGGTGATACATGAAGTTTCTTTTACAGTTGAACAGGGGGAATTTATTGTTCTTTGCGGTCCTTCTGGTAGTGGAAAGTCAACACTATTAAGATTGATGAAGCGAGAAATTGCCCCGCATGGCAGCTTTTCAGGTGAGTTCTTTCTTGAAGACCGATCACTAGCTAGTGCACATCCAGAGAAGATTGCAAAAGATATTGGGATGGTGTTTCAAGATCCTGAAAATCAAATCGTTATGGAGAATGTATTAGAAGAACTAATATTTGGGATGGAAAATATGGGTGCCTCAACAGAGGAAATGAGGAAGCGAGTTGCAGAAATCGTTCATTTCTTCGGTTTAGAGGGATTACTTAACAGAAAAACACATGAACTTTCTGGAGGTCAAAAGCAATTAGTAAATTTAGCTTCTGTGCTATTGCTTGAGCCTAAAATCCTGTTGCTTGATGAGCCTACCGCACAATTAGATCCTGTCGCAGCTCGAGAATTTATTAGCATGCTTCAGACGATGAATGAAGAATTCGGGATAACCGTTATCATCGCAGAGCATCGATTAGAGGAGTTGTTTGGGATTGCGGATCGAGCGATTGTATTGGACAAGGGAGAAATTGTGTCATTTGACCATCCTAAACAGGTTATATTTACACTTGGACAAAATGCAAATCATCCCATGTACCACTACTTACCTAGTCCTGCCTTGCTTTACCTTGAAAACACAACAAATAAACATGTTCAGGACATCCCATTATCGGTGAAGGAAGGGAAGAACTGGCTTAAAAATCGTCGTATAGAAAGTAGAGGGACATTCGAGCAAAGGGTAAATGATCAGAGTGAATTAATGAAGCTAAAACAAATTGATTTTCAATATTCAAAGGACAAGAACCTGATATTGAACGGACTTTCCTTAACCGTTTTTGAAGGAGAATGGCTTTCAATCGTTGGGGCCAATGGAACTGGAAAGTCAACATTATTAAAGATTATGGCAGGTCTTGAACAGTCACAACGCGGCACTGTCTTTTATAAAGGGAGAAAAGTAAAGAGGCAAATGCCATCAGAAATCGGCTATCTTCCGCAAAATCCAAAGTTGTTCTTTATCCAAGATACGATAAAAGATGAACTTGAGAGTATCATTGACTTTCACCATCTCCAATCTGGGGAAGAGCGAATGAATGAACTATTGACGGTTTTACAACTAGAAAACGTAAAGAATCGACATCCATATGATGTTAGCGGCGGCGAAATGCAAAAGGCTGCACTTGCAGGAGTACTGCTTCCAAAGCCGAAGCTATTATTAGTTGATGAACCTACTAAAGGGCTTGATCCTGAAGCAAAATACCGATTTGGAGAGTTACTCAAATCATTGCAGGAAAAAGGGTTAACAATCGTAATGGTTACTCATGATATTGAGTTTGCAGCCAAGTATTCAACAAGATGTGCCATGATGTTCCAAGGCTCAATAACAATCGAGGCTCCATCAAAAAGCTTTTTTCAAGGGAATGCGTTTTATACAACAGTAATCAATCGAATGACAAGAGGAAGCGATATTCCTGATGTCTTAACAGTTGAGGAGGCTCGGAAAATTTGGCGCGTTCACGGGTAA
- a CDS encoding energy-coupling factor transporter transmembrane component T yields MTRGIHSYHPFVSFLYYVGATALVMLYKHPVFLLVGGLFLILFNFQLDRGKTLRSWLLMLLILSCFFLIVNPFVNHRGTHILFYFYNNPIMLEAIYGGMISALSIFTIMVLFTSYNLVITADKFLYLFSRWLPQWALLVMLSMRFVPLLRRRLREIETVQKGKGLSVIEGKVKDRVKNGINFVQILLTWSLEEAIQTADSMAARGYGLKKRSKYTPYKWQMKDWLASFFMIIIGAIGIVGWWLGDGVLSIYPILETMAIQGREWFYLMIYTFFIGAPVMIEGREELRWHFWKQGR; encoded by the coding sequence ATGACAAGAGGCATTCATTCGTACCATCCTTTTGTCAGCTTTTTATATTACGTAGGAGCAACAGCACTGGTTATGCTTTATAAGCATCCGGTGTTTTTGCTTGTTGGGGGACTTTTTCTTATTCTATTTAATTTTCAATTAGATAGAGGAAAAACCTTAAGAAGCTGGTTGCTCATGTTACTCATCCTATCCTGCTTTTTTCTCATCGTTAATCCATTCGTAAATCATCGCGGTACACATATATTGTTTTATTTTTACAACAACCCGATTATGCTCGAAGCAATTTATGGCGGGATGATTTCAGCATTATCTATTTTTACGATTATGGTTTTATTTACTTCTTATAATCTTGTCATCACTGCTGATAAATTTTTATATTTATTTTCAAGATGGCTGCCACAATGGGCATTACTTGTAATGCTTTCCATGAGATTTGTTCCATTGTTAAGAAGAAGATTAAGAGAAATAGAAACCGTCCAAAAAGGAAAAGGACTTTCTGTAATAGAAGGGAAAGTAAAGGATCGTGTTAAAAATGGCATTAATTTCGTCCAAATCTTGTTAACATGGTCACTTGAAGAAGCCATTCAAACAGCTGATTCAATGGCTGCAAGAGGGTATGGGCTAAAGAAACGCAGTAAATATACGCCATATAAATGGCAGATGAAAGATTGGCTGGCGAGTTTTTTTATGATCATTATTGGAGCCATTGGAATAGTTGGCTGGTGGTTAGGTGATGGTGTATTAAGTATCTACCCTATTTTAGAAACAATGGCGATTCAAGGTAGAGAATGGTTTTATTTGATGATTTATACCTTCTTTATAGGTGCACCAGTAATGATTGAAGGAAGGGAGGAGTTACGATGGCATTTTTGGAAGCAAGGCAGATAA
- a CDS encoding DUF4430 domain-containing protein codes for MKKFNIMLIAFIASLLFLTACEKDEVVPAAETAKKEETTTDQATADKQTEQEKKNTSEEQENEKAQSKDAASTVQSTTVNSTSSEKNTNDTSEKTENEEKTDAPSTNRTIENKPANHTTTQSAAKPVEKETNQTTTTSKSQSSTVTKSIPAQKPVEKEAEKPKEPQTQPPKKKEIKETVTIAVIGDSEKGTILSSTKVEITAGNTVLDVTQSILKQKGIPISVTGNGSTAYVEGIANLFEFDRGPLSGWTAKRNGITIGRSSDVIEVKNGDTIQWIYTTNYKEDSK; via the coding sequence ATGAAGAAGTTTAACATCATGCTCATCGCTTTTATCGCGTCATTATTGTTCTTAACCGCATGTGAAAAAGATGAAGTCGTACCAGCTGCAGAGACAGCAAAAAAAGAAGAGACAACAACAGATCAAGCCACAGCTGACAAACAAACTGAGCAAGAAAAAAAGAATACGTCTGAAGAGCAAGAAAATGAGAAAGCGCAATCAAAAGATGCAGCAAGTACGGTTCAGTCTACAACAGTAAATTCGACAAGCAGCGAAAAAAATACCAATGATACAAGTGAAAAGACAGAAAATGAAGAAAAAACGGATGCACCATCGACTAATCGTACAATCGAAAATAAGCCTGCAAATCATACAACTACTCAATCAGCGGCAAAACCTGTAGAAAAAGAAACGAATCAAACAACTACTACTTCAAAATCACAATCCAGCACGGTAACGAAATCTATACCAGCACAGAAACCTGTAGAAAAAGAAGCAGAAAAACCGAAGGAGCCACAAACCCAGCCACCAAAGAAAAAAGAAATAAAAGAAACGGTTACCATTGCAGTTATAGGTGATTCTGAAAAAGGAACGATCCTCTCGTCAACAAAGGTAGAAATTACAGCTGGAAATACTGTTTTAGATGTTACGCAATCGATTTTAAAGCAAAAAGGAATACCGATTAGTGTAACGGGAAATGGATCCACTGCTTATGTGGAAGGAATTGCGAATCTATTTGAATTTGACCGCGGGCCTTTAAGCGGCTGGACAGCAAAGAGAAATGGTATAACTATAGGTAGAAGTTCAGATGTGATTGAAGTGAAAAATGGCGATACGATACAATGGATCTACACGACAAATTACAAAGAGGATAGCAAATAA
- a CDS encoding DUF4430 domain-containing protein, with amino-acid sequence MILKKVRNLFFAVIIICTLSVGTFQPVTFAAEEVTQEGTITIVGNGENILEETSYIYEEDTTAFDVLVNSVGAENVEYVDYPSGKMITGINGLTPAEDETFYWAFYINGVSAQVGADNYKVQNGDKISFRYVDWTNLTDSSVSLKVIGNEENDMILNPSTISFIDQPTAFDLLKVVLGPEKMTYTTYDFGAMIDSIDGLKAEGTYYWAFYINGEQAQKGVSDYQLQNGDEISLQYESWETPEEEPKEEEVEQPEDLSSAKPFDEATLTNSIINATEYVLQNEFGDWQAIAIKQAGKTLPANYFENLKKQIKDKDGSFSKITDYERLTLGVLAAGGNPTNIEGYNLVEKIYNGNVTKQGLNGVANALIALDSAEFDIPENANWSREELVGYLMENQNEDGGWSWSGDSTSDSDTTAMVITALAPYKTESDVKAAIDLATSYLSNQFQTNKIDNSSTAAQIIIGLSALAIDANSEAFTNDEGSLIDYLLTFQNVDGGFDWQGGDTSDVFSTDQAYRGIVAYQLFLNGEGSLYSLPLVDNGSTPAPPVTPAEDDKSDEVKVDTDNNTTQEEEQADSVNNTNSDNKINTETNKEQQSTTTETHRLPNTATSHFNLLAAGGILVIIGLVVFVYQKRRNMNKA; translated from the coding sequence GTGATTTTAAAGAAAGTAAGAAATTTATTTTTTGCTGTTATAATCATATGTACTTTATCAGTAGGGACTTTTCAGCCTGTTACCTTTGCTGCTGAGGAGGTCACACAAGAAGGTACAATTACGATTGTAGGCAATGGCGAAAATATTCTTGAAGAGACGAGTTATATCTATGAGGAAGATACAACAGCATTTGACGTTCTCGTTAACTCGGTTGGAGCGGAAAATGTCGAGTATGTTGATTATCCATCAGGGAAAATGATTACAGGAATTAATGGTTTAACGCCGGCAGAAGACGAAACGTTCTACTGGGCATTTTACATTAATGGTGTATCGGCACAAGTTGGTGCTGACAACTATAAGGTTCAAAATGGAGATAAAATAAGTTTTCGTTATGTTGATTGGACAAATCTAACAGACTCAAGTGTTTCACTAAAGGTTATCGGTAATGAAGAAAATGACATGATCCTAAATCCTTCAACGATCTCTTTTATTGATCAGCCAACAGCATTTGATTTATTAAAAGTAGTTTTAGGTCCTGAAAAAATGACTTACACCACCTATGATTTTGGTGCAATGATCGATAGTATCGATGGTTTAAAAGCAGAAGGAACTTATTATTGGGCTTTCTACATAAACGGTGAGCAAGCACAAAAAGGTGTCTCTGATTATCAACTTCAGAATGGTGATGAAATCTCTTTACAATATGAATCTTGGGAAACACCTGAAGAAGAACCGAAAGAAGAAGAAGTGGAACAACCTGAAGACCTTTCATCGGCTAAGCCATTTGATGAAGCAACATTAACAAATTCGATTATTAATGCTACAGAATATGTGCTACAAAACGAATTTGGTGATTGGCAGGCAATTGCTATTAAACAAGCAGGGAAAACCTTGCCAGCAAACTACTTTGAAAACCTTAAAAAGCAAATTAAAGACAAAGATGGAAGTTTCTCAAAAATTACAGATTATGAGCGATTAACATTAGGTGTTTTAGCGGCTGGTGGGAATCCAACAAATATTGAAGGCTATAATCTAGTTGAAAAAATTTATAACGGAAATGTCACAAAGCAAGGATTAAATGGTGTAGCAAATGCTTTGATTGCCTTAGATAGTGCTGAATTCGACATACCTGAAAATGCAAATTGGTCCCGTGAAGAACTAGTTGGTTATTTAATGGAGAATCAAAACGAAGATGGTGGCTGGTCATGGAGTGGTGATTCAACAAGTGATAGTGATACAACAGCGATGGTAATAACTGCTCTTGCTCCTTACAAAACTGAAAGTGACGTGAAGGCAGCCATCGATTTAGCTACAAGCTACTTATCTAATCAGTTTCAAACAAATAAAATAGATAATAGTTCTACGGCAGCGCAAATCATCATTGGACTTTCAGCTTTAGCAATTGATGCGAATAGTGAAGCATTTACAAATGATGAAGGCAGTTTAATCGATTATCTGTTAACTTTCCAAAATGTTGATGGTGGATTTGATTGGCAAGGGGGAGACACGAGTGATGTATTTTCAACTGACCAAGCATATCGTGGTATTGTTGCCTATCAATTGTTTTTGAACGGTGAAGGTTCTTTATACTCACTTCCGCTTGTTGACAATGGCTCTACACCAGCACCACCTGTAACTCCGGCAGAAGATGATAAATCAGATGAAGTGAAAGTTGATACGGATAACAACACAACACAAGAGGAAGAACAAGCAGATTCAGTTAACAATACAAACAGTGATAACAAAATAAATACTGAAACCAACAAAGAACAGCAATCGACAACAACTGAAACACACCGCTTGCCAAATACAGCAACATCACATTTTAATTTATTAGCAGCAGGCGGCATTCTAGTAATAATCGGTTTAGTTGTCTTTGTTTATCAAAAGCGACGAAACATGAATAAAGCATAA
- the rpmG gene encoding 50S ribosomal protein L33, which translates to MRVTITLACTETGDRNYITTKNKRNNPERIELMKYCPRLKKRTLHRETK; encoded by the coding sequence ATGAGAGTAACGATAACATTAGCATGTACAGAAACAGGGGATCGAAATTATATAACTACTAAGAATAAACGAAATAATCCAGAGAGAATCGAATTGATGAAGTATTGTCCACGTTTGAAAAAGCGTACATTACATCGTGAAACAAAGTAA
- a CDS encoding GTP-binding protein gives MNKKVPVTVLSGYLGSGKTTLLNHILANKENKRVAVIVNDMSEVNIDATLIKQGGFSRTEEKLVELQNGCICCTLREDLIFEVEKLVKQGDIDYLVIESTGISEPVPVAQTFTYVDDELGINLSELCELDAMVTVVDANRFWHDFSSGETLLDRKQATDETDTREVVDLLIDQIEFANIIVLNKADLVDREDIEELNAVIQKLNPEAKVIESIYSKVNLSDILDTHLFDFEKASQAAGWIKELMTEHIPETEEYGITSFVFKRRRPFHPQRLMEWLENWPVDVVRAKGFFWLASRNNMVGLLSQAGPSIMIQGAGEWIATYSKKEQQEILKEEPDLLRKWDELHGDRITELVMIGIEMNHQEIVDSLDQCLLTNDEMNQDWSTFVDPLPAFTAAV, from the coding sequence ATGAATAAAAAAGTCCCAGTAACAGTATTAAGCGGATATTTAGGATCAGGAAAAACAACGTTATTAAATCATATTTTAGCGAACAAAGAAAATAAACGGGTCGCTGTCATTGTGAATGATATGAGTGAGGTGAATATCGATGCCACACTCATCAAGCAAGGCGGATTTTCACGGACAGAGGAAAAGCTGGTTGAACTGCAAAATGGCTGTATTTGCTGCACATTACGAGAGGATTTAATTTTTGAAGTTGAAAAACTAGTTAAGCAAGGGGATATTGACTATCTAGTCATCGAATCAACTGGTATTTCAGAGCCCGTTCCTGTTGCCCAAACCTTTACATATGTTGACGATGAGCTAGGAATTAATCTGTCAGAGCTTTGTGAATTAGATGCAATGGTAACGGTAGTTGATGCCAATCGCTTTTGGCATGATTTTTCTTCTGGTGAAACACTTTTGGATCGTAAGCAGGCAACTGATGAAACGGATACGAGAGAGGTTGTTGACTTATTAATTGATCAGATTGAATTTGCCAATATCATTGTCTTAAATAAAGCAGATTTAGTTGATCGGGAAGATATTGAGGAATTAAATGCTGTTATTCAGAAATTAAATCCTGAAGCGAAAGTGATAGAAAGTATCTATTCTAAGGTGAATCTATCTGACATATTGGATACACATTTGTTTGATTTTGAAAAAGCAAGTCAGGCAGCAGGATGGATCAAGGAGCTTATGACTGAACATATTCCTGAAACAGAAGAGTATGGTATTACATCATTTGTTTTCAAACGCAGACGTCCGTTCCATCCGCAAAGATTGATGGAGTGGCTTGAGAATTGGCCGGTAGATGTTGTGCGTGCAAAGGGGTTCTTTTGGTTAGCTTCACGAAATAATATGGTTGGTCTGCTATCGCAAGCTGGTCCTTCGATTATGATTCAAGGAGCAGGTGAATGGATTGCAACATATTCGAAGAAAGAACAGCAAGAGATTCTAAAGGAAGAGCCTGATTTATTAAGGAAATGGGATGAGCTGCATGGAGACCGGATAACAGAACTCGTAATGATTGGGATTGAGATGAATCATCAAGAAATAGTGGATTCCCTTGATCAATGTCTATTAACAAATGATGAGATGAATCAAGATTGGTCAACCTTTGTTGATCCACTACCAGCCTTTACAGCAGCAGTTTAA
- a CDS encoding C40 family peptidase, which yields MSKKKLIVMNLAVMIGLGSTFAIPSANAESSSSLSEVQQQRSEVQENIANADQDLKKIQEEINHLNAQIKRVDQAIAENNKKMAQTEKEIAAANAEISKMEEEIAVLEETIKNRTEILKQRAISYQHSGGNVDYFDVLVGSSSFSDFVNRAIAVGKIVEADRELLQQHEADQKSLKETQAAKVKKLADLTNLKTELEGMNAQVLEQKANNDELKEQLKNDETATIAAKASLQRKDSNLASEEASIEQSISQQASQSADVELTSGDNVDSSSSSSNSSTSSKKSSTSNKKTVASTPVNSNGTVNDLIRAGYKYFGNSVYVFGGGRSASDIANGRFDCSGFVIWAFSTVGVQLSGNTDSLKHAGTQVSSSNMQPGDLVFFDTYKKDGHVGIYVGGGKFIGSQSSTGVAIANMSSGYWGSKFNGRVVRINL from the coding sequence ATGTCAAAAAAGAAACTAATAGTTATGAATTTAGCAGTCATGATCGGTTTAGGCAGTACATTTGCTATTCCTTCAGCAAATGCTGAATCAAGTTCGAGTTTATCAGAAGTTCAGCAGCAGCGTTCAGAAGTTCAAGAAAATATTGCAAATGCAGATCAAGATTTAAAGAAGATTCAAGAAGAAATTAATCATTTAAATGCGCAAATCAAACGCGTTGATCAAGCTATTGCAGAAAACAACAAAAAAATGGCACAAACAGAAAAAGAAATTGCTGCCGCTAATGCAGAGATTAGTAAAATGGAAGAAGAAATCGCAGTTTTAGAAGAGACAATTAAAAATAGAACAGAAATCTTAAAACAACGTGCTATTTCCTACCAACATAGTGGTGGAAATGTTGACTATTTTGATGTATTAGTTGGTTCTTCTAGTTTCAGTGATTTTGTAAACCGCGCAATCGCAGTCGGGAAAATTGTCGAAGCAGATAGAGAACTTTTACAACAGCATGAGGCAGATCAAAAATCTTTAAAAGAAACGCAAGCTGCTAAAGTGAAAAAGCTTGCTGATCTAACAAATCTGAAAACAGAATTAGAAGGTATGAATGCTCAAGTTCTTGAACAAAAAGCAAACAATGATGAGTTGAAAGAACAGCTTAAAAATGATGAAACTGCAACAATAGCTGCAAAAGCAAGTTTACAGCGAAAAGATAGTAATCTTGCTTCAGAAGAGGCTAGTATTGAACAAAGTATTTCACAACAAGCTTCACAATCTGCTGATGTTGAATTAACAAGCGGTGATAATGTCGATTCTTCAAGCTCAAGTTCTAATTCTAGTACAAGCAGTAAAAAAAGCAGTACTAGCAACAAAAAAACAGTAGCATCAACACCAGTAAATTCTAATGGTACTGTTAATGACTTAATTAGAGCAGGTTATAAGTATTTCGGTAACTCTGTTTATGTCTTTGGTGGCGGTAGAAGTGCATCAGATATCGCAAATGGTAGATTTGACTGTTCAGGATTTGTTATTTGGGCATTTTCAACAGTTGGTGTACAATTAAGTGGAAATACAGATTCATTAAAGCACGCAGGTACACAAGTTTCATCTAGCAATATGCAACCGGGAGATCTTGTCTTCTTTGATACGTACAAAAAAGACGGACATGTTGGAATCTATGTCGGTGGCGGAAAATTCATCGGTTCTCAAAGCTCAACAGGTGTAGCAATTGCAAATATGTCTAGCGGTTATTGGGGAAGTAAGTTTAACGGACGTGTAGTACGTATTAATTTATAA